A genomic segment from Drosophila miranda strain MSH22 chromosome 3, D.miranda_PacBio2.1, whole genome shotgun sequence encodes:
- the LOC108159416 gene encoding pneumococcal serine-rich repeat protein isoform X15, which yields MDLSLERDSSALGSLFQQIINDMKNTSPLWDDFVAKASKLHTCLRAAIQAIAAYLDAFQKIADAATNSRGASKEIGTALTRVCLRHKAVETRLKTFTSAIMDCLVQPLQDKIEDWKRTVATIDKDHAKEYKRCRSELKKRSSDTLRLQKKARKGQTDGLQSLMDSHMQDVTLRRAELEEVEKRSLRAAMVEERLRYCSFVHMLQPVVHEECEVMSELGHLQEAMQSIALVTKEPSVLPQASEELIHDAKASINLYPESPGGGSGSQGGGCSNSLGSRKSSVCSISSMNSSGSSNSPGHHHYPRSLSQFVTPAIRLKPGESSDSGFCSSPALTTQVSNATNQTANVSTWPPHSQDVVDTLPPTADRPHTISTAYEKGHQRPPLTVYTFQNPETIHESGSGNGINNGSVAPSNGQPSSGQTTPATQKSPAASLSRPPLPVKPAHVRCSSLERPLSAQSNHRQGSGSGGLLQRQCPSPIPAHITKELSAAHHAQQQQQQLQQQQSPPTYVNMSELANMAALKLTNHQQQQQQQQQQQQQQKPTPPPLQQQSSIDSICSQHSNDSSGSHQLLQQQQQQQAPHAAQHHATRSHSISSTASSLHSHPSIDSTVACGSLVGQHTHSTSTNTNTTSPSSGSSTPQNHYSPLLTNSPTSTAAGTPSGSSISTGTGTGAGLGFVYQVSSPTPPTSEVQVQVLKITEQAGSQPPASAEDTDERSRASVLQKASMFEKQAAAVAAAAGSVSPPVPATGPSPAAAAPSAGGPKRSEAEQQEMDKSFEDSIKALNNLIGELDSFQREIDEGKGKQNSNSNSSNNNLTTSSSSSENNNLPPVCIGSTASTTSTSTTNIDLCGISNQTNSSGCGTDMSDTTSEELAGEEGGHLMDPTLAEARRRERELLGASDSELSRCYVSETSSLTGGLTAGGYENPTFAHFVASASRDDPYNGGSGSEGRSLYAPASVSVSADSISLAASDSICLSGQPRHAYVDTCSDSGSAVVVIYDHQIPNTPDIEFVKQNSEIVLLRTKDPQVQSQLQLYEMRELQQLPSNLAGSPDSPDSGSGKALPPATATVAPAKQRLSSFRASSEQQLQLLGRGSPQRGKANHVDQPPQQQQPAQGTVSDNSSLPVEPPVMRRQLPPKPTSLCLSLFNGTGTGTGSGSGSGTGTGSNQPPSVADKPLIPRKSDFKADLDAKIRRQKQKVQQQIQQQQQQQQKQQQTPQQPLQQQQQQQQQQQHSPQSHQTRNCNVTNGPAAAVVIASASDPILSPHPYQNQNQNHRMPSQNQTTATSNHKQYQTPQAAATATSKTSASPPSATIANPALSSLSPRGGLPQPSSSSSSLPSSASASTNSTSTNALAPLPVATATATATAPCRPPPSAPPPAHPYVCSSNAANPQANHQANTNTNSTANANANASLKPGITPRPASLSGGAGGGLGGAGGSTRIARRSSINQAKPPPPVRRSSSVTPSPNASVGTFRTSSPAAGGGGGGGIYAQPKLVNSMSSFRTSSPSPNGHGHGHAHPLPPTQPKANPNLIAQLNARLNSKQQQQQQHHQQQHASEGIYGNQQQPGGESIYTRSGLSMSQPQQQQHYDAAAPILSMRQAQQQQQQYQHLQQQHYTCPPPLEDPPPPPIYSAGASATMPKKMARPHAGQSAASQLSAYAAGSATATLPKNMMQQQQRLQQQLQQQQQQHQQYQQPAGMGNGNGHVNQRPQLPLPQQQMQQQQQQKLRAAQQQHLAEQQQQQQQQQRQPPIPSRHSSVQQKIFVSTNPFIQTTAVKFHSPSASPTCGSPVTGSGSVSSASIYATTARGNHHQQQIHHPQQQQHQQQQQQHYYREVAGGNSNGGAAYYNHNNAHGHGHANANAHANVHAHAHMSHAQAHHPNFVTSTNIEKTGSIRAKTKAEFLENLNAKLAKQGMSGRAFAVRNLINSKALMYQNPQNLSRPSAQYRRPPTYPNTTTTTSTTATTTTATGTGTGTGHCDEQC from the exons ATGGATCTAAGTCTGGAACGCGATAGCTCTGCTCTGGGGAGTCTGTTCCAACAGATTATCAATGACATGAAG AACACCTCTCCACTGTGGGATGACTTCGTGGCAAAGGCCAGCAAATTGCACACATGCTTGAG GGCTGCCATACAGGCAATCGCCGCCTATTTGGATGCCTTCCAGAAGATAGCCGATGCGGCCACCAATTCCAGAG GCGCCTCCAAGGAAATTGGCACCGCCCTGACCCGGGTCTGCCTGCGCCACAAGGCAGTGGAGACCCGCTTGAAGACCTTCACCAGCGCCATTATGGACTGTCTGGTGCAGCCGCTGCAGGACAAGATCGAGGACTGGAAACGCACCGTGGCCACCATCGACAAGGACCATGCCAAAGAATACAAGCGCTGCCGGAGTGAGCTGAAGAAGCGCTCCAGCGACACGCTGCGGCTCCAGAAGAAGGCCCGCAAGGGCCAGACCGACGGCCTCCAGTCGCTGATGGACTCGCACATGCAGGACGTGACCCTGCGCCGGGCCGAGCTGGAGGAGGTGGAGAAGCGTTCGCTGCGAGCGGCCATGGTGGAGGAGCGGCTGCGCTACTGCAGCTTCGTCCACATGCTGCAGCCGGTGGTGCACGAGGAGTGCGAGGTGATGTCTGAGCTGGGACATCTGCAG GAGGCCATGCAGTCCATTGCTCTGGTCACCAAGGAGCCCAGTGTCCTGCCGCAGGCCTCCGAGGAGCTCATCCACGATGCCAAGGCCAGCATCAATCTCTATCCGGAGTCGCCGGGCGGCGGATCCGGCTCCCAGGGCGGCGGCTGCTCCAACTCTCTGGGATCCAGGAAGAGCTCTGTCTGCTCCATCAGCAGCATGAACAGCAGCGGCTCCAGCAACTCTCCGGGCCATCATCACTATCCGCGCTCCCTGTCGCAG TTTGTAACGCCCGCAATTCGCTTGAAACCTGGTGAATCCAGTGATAGTGGCTTTTGCTCATCGCCAGCTCTAACAACAcag GTCTCGAACGCAACGAACCAGACGGCAAATGTGTCGACATGGCCGCCACATTCCCAGGACGTGGTGGACACCCTCCCGCCCACGGCCGACCGACCGCACACCATTTCCACGGCATACGAGAAGGGTCACCAGCGCCCGCCACTGACTGTCTACACGTTCCAGAACCCAGAGACCATCCACGAGTCCGGGAGCGGCAACGGGATCAACAATGGATCGGTGGCCCCATCCAACGGACAGCCATCGTCGGGCCAGACCACACCGGCCACCCAGAAGTCTCCGGCCGCATCGCTCAGTCGTCCGCCTCTGCCAGTC AAGCCGGCCCATGTG CGCTGCTCGTCGCTGGAGCGTCCGCTGTCGGCGCAGAGCAACCACCGTCAGGGCAGTGGAAGCGGCGGCCTGCTGCAGCGTCAGTGCCCCTCACCGATACCGGCTCATATCACGAAAG AGCTGTCCGCAGCACATCatgcacagcagcagcagcagcagctccagcagcagcagagtcCGCCCACATACGTTAACATGTCCGAACTGGCCAACATGGCGGCCTTGAAGCTCACtaaccaccagcagcagcagcagcagcagcaacagcaacagcagcagcagaagcccACGCCACCgcctctgcagcagcagagctCCATTGACTCGATCTGCTCGCAGCATTCCAACGACTCCTCGGGCTCCCATCAGCttctacagcagcagcagcagcagcaagcgcCTCACGCTGCCCAGCACCATGCCACACGCTCCCATTCCATATCCTCGACGGCCTCGTCGCTGCACTCGCATCCATCGATCGACTCGACGGTCGCTTGCGGCTCCCTCGTGGGCCAGCACACCcacagcaccagcaccaacacGAACACCACCTCGCCGTCCAGTGGCAGCTCCACGCCCCAGAACCATTACTCGCCCCTGTTAACCAACTCACCCACGTCCACTGCCGCAGGTACGCCCAGTGGAAGCAGCATCAGCACGGGCACGGGTACCGGCGCCGGACTGGGATTCGTCTACCAGGTCAGCTCGCccacgccgccgacgagcgaGGTGCAGGTGCAGGTGCTCAAGATCACCGAGCAGGCGGGATCGCAGCCGCCGGCCAGTGCCGAGGACACGGACGAACGGTCGCGTGCCTCTGTCCTGCAGAAGGCCTCCATGTTCGAGAAGCAGGCGGCAGCCGTGGCAGCAGCGGCCGGTAGTGTGTCGCCTCCTGTTCCGGCCACGGGTCCATCCCCTGCGGCGGCCGCCCCAAGTGCCGGGGGACCGAAGCGGTCCGAGGCCGAGCAGCAGGAAATGG ACAAATCTTTCGAAGACTCAATCAAAGcattaaataatttaattgGCGAACTAGACTCGTTTCAACGTGAGATTGATGAGGGCAAGGGCAAGcagaacagcaacagcaacagcagcaacaacaacctgACAAcgagtagcagcagcagcgagaaCAACAACCTGCCCCCCGTCTGCATCGGCAGCACCGccagcaccaccagcaccagcaccaccaaCATCGATTTGTGCGGCATCAGCAACCAGACCAACTCCAGCGGCTGCGGCACGGACATGTCGGACACCACCTCCGAGGAGCTGGCCGGTGAGGAGGGGGGCCACCTGATGGACCCCACGCTGGCGGAGGCCAGGCGGCGAGAACGAGAGCTTCTGGGCGCCAGCGATTCGGAGCTGAGTCGCTGCTATGTGAGCGAGACGAGTTCGCTGACCGGCGGCCTGACAGCGGGCGGCTACGAGAACCCCACGTTCGCCCACTTTGTGGCGAGTGCGAGCCGCGACGACCCCTACAACGGGGGGTCGGGCAGCGAGGGGCGCTCCCTATATGCGCCCGcctccgtgtccgtgtccgcgGACAGCATCTCGCTGGCCGCCTCCGACAGCATCTGCCTGTCGGGGCAGCCGCGGCACGCCTACGTGGACACCTgcagcgacagcggcagcgCCGTCGTAGTGATCTACGACCACCAGATCCCCAACACCCCGGACATTGAGTTCGTCAAGCAGAACTCGGAGATAGTCCTGCTGCGCACCAAGGACCCCCAGGTGCAGTCGCAGCTGCAGCTTTACGAGATGCGcgagctgcagcagctgccCTCGAATCTAGCCGGATCCCCGGACTCGCCGGACTCGGGCAGTGGCAAGGCGCTCCCGCCGGCAACAGCAACTGTGGCGCCCGCCAAGCAGCGACTCTCCTCGTTTCGCGCCTCCagcgagcagcagctgcagctgctcgGACGCGGCAGCCCGCAAAGAGGTAAAGCAAACCACGTCGATCAGccgccccagcagcagcagccggcaCAAGGGACAGTCAGTGATAACAGTAGCCTCCCAGTAGAGCCTCCTGTGATGCGGCGACAGCTGCCCCCAAAGCCCACCAGCCTCTGCCTGAGCCTTTTCAATGGTACAGGTACAGGTACGGGgtcgggttcgggttcgggtacgggtacgggttcGAATCAGCCTCCCAGTGTGGCCGACAAGCCATTGATACCCCGAAAGTCAGACTTTAAGGCCGACTTAGATGCCAAAATACGcaggcagaagcagaaggTTCAACAGcaaatacagcagcagcaacagcaacagcagaagcagcaacaaacGCCACAGCAGccactgcaacagcagcagcagcagcagcagcaacaacaacactcACCACAGTCGCACCAAACCAGAAACTGTAATGTCACTAATggcccagcagcagccgttGTTATTGCATCCGCATCAGATCCAATCTTGAGCCCGCATCCataccaaaaccaaaaccaaaatcaTAGAATGCCAAGCCAAAATCAGACAACAGCAACATCCAATCATAAGCAATACCAGACGCCCCAAGCAGCTGCGACAGCAACATCAAAAACATCAGCATCTCCTCCATCTGCAACAATAGCAAACCCAGCATTATCATCATTGTCACCTCGCGGCGGTCTGCCAcagccatcatcatcatcgtcatcattaccatcatctgcatctgcatccaCAAACTCCACATCGACAAACGCTCTTGCTCCGTTGCccgttgccactgccactgccactgccactgccccctGCAGACCACCACCATCAGCGCCACCACCCGCCCATCCATATGTGTGCTCCTCGAATGCCGCCAACCCCCAAGCCAACCATCAAGccaatacgaatacgaattccactgccaatgccaatgccaatgccagtcTCAAGCCAGGCATTACGCCCAGGCCGGCCTCGTTGTCGG gaggagcaggaggaggattAGGAGGAGCAGGTGGCTCAACGCGGATCGCACGTCGTTCGTCCATCAATCAGGCCAAGCCACCGCCGCCAGTGCGACGCAGCTCCTCGGTGACACCCAGTCCCAATGCTTCGGTGGGG ACGTTCCGCACCTCGTCACCGGCCGCAGGCGGAGGAGGCGGTGGGGGCATCTATGCCCAACCCAAGCTGGTCAACAGCATGTCCAGCTTCCGCACCAGCAGCCCAAGTCCcaatgggcatgggcatgggcatgcgCACCCACTGCCACCGACACAGCCCAAGGCGAACCCGAATCTAATTGCACAGCTGAATGCACGACTCAacagcaagcagcagcagcagcagcagcaccatcaacagcagcatgCTTCCGAGGGCATCTACGGCAACCAGCAGCAACCTGGAGGCGAGTCGATCTACACGCGGAGCGGCCTGTCCATGTCCcagccgcaacagcagcaacactATGACG CAGCTGCCCCAATCCTGAGCATGCGACAggctcagcagcagcagcagcagtaccaacatctgcagcagcagcattacACGTGCCCGCCTCCACTGGAGGAtccgccaccgccacccaTTTACAGTGCCGGAGCATCGGCCACGATGCCCAAAAAGATGGCACGCCCCCATGCTGGCCAGAGTGCGGCCTCTCAGTTGAGTGCCTATGCAGCAGGTTCGGCCACGGCTACGCTCCCAAAAAACatgatgcagcagcagcaacgtttacagcagcagctacaacagcagcagcagcagcatcagcaatACCAACAGCCGGCAGGCAtgggcaatggcaatggccaTGTAAATCAGCGTCCACAGTTGCCTCTTCCCCAGCAGCagatgcagcaacagcagcagcagaaactgaGAGCAGCTCAACAGCAACATTTGGcggaacagcaacagcagcagcagcaacagcagcgccagcCACCCATACCGTCGCGGCACTCGAGTGTACAGCAAAAGATATTCGTGTCAACGAATCCATTCATACAAACTACGGCCGTCAAGTTCCATTCGCCCTCAGCCTCGCCCACTTGCGGCTCGCCCGTAACTGGATCTGGGTCTGTATCCTCGGCTAGTATTTATGCCACAACGGCGCGTGGCaatcaccaccagcagcaaATACATCatccacaacagcagcagcatcaacagcaacagcaacagcattaTTATCGCGAGGTTGCTGGGGGCAACAGCAATGGCGGCGCTGCTTACTACAACCACAATAATGCCCATGGCCATGGCCACGCGAATGCGAACGCCCATGCCAATGTCCATGCCCACGCCCACATGTCCCATGCCCAGGCACATCATCCAA ACTTCGTCACAAGCACAAATATCGAAAAGACTGGCAGCATTCGGGCCAAGACCAAGGCCGAGTTCCTCGAGAATCTCAACGCGAAACTGGCCAAGCAGGGCATGTCCGGCCGCGCATTTGCCGTGCGAAATCTCATCAATAGCAAGGCCCTG ATGTATCAGAATCCACAAAATCTATCGCGCCCCAGTGCTCAATATCGTAGACCTCCCACCTATCCCAACACCACTACCACGACCAGCACAACCGcaaccacaaccacagccactggcactggcactggcactggccacTGTGATGAGCAGTGCTAA
- the LOC108159416 gene encoding AF4/FMR2 family member 4 isoform X26, translated as MDLSLERDSSALGSLFQQIINDMKNTSPLWDDFVAKASKLHTCLRAAIQAIAAYLDAFQKIADAATNSRGASKEIGTALTRVCLRHKAVETRLKTFTSAIMDCLVQPLQDKIEDWKRTVATIDKDHAKEYKRCRSELKKRSSDTLRLQKKARKGQTDGLQSLMDSHMQDVTLRRAELEEVEKRSLRAAMVEERLRYCSFVHMLQPVVHEECEVMSELGHLQEAMQSIALVTKEPSVLPQASEELIHDAKASINLYPESPGGGSGSQGGGCSNSLGSRKSSVCSISSMNSSGSSNSPGHHHYPRSLSQFVTPAIRLKPGESSDSGFCSSPALTTQVSNATNQTANVSTWPPHSQDVVDTLPPTADRPHTISTAYEKGHQRPPLTVYTFQNPETIHESGSGNGINNGSVAPSNGQPSSGQTTPATQKSPAASLSRPPLPVRCSSLERPLSAQSNHRQGSGSGGLLQRQCPSPIPAHITKGGAGGGLGGAGGSTRIARRSSINQAKPPPPVRRSSSVTPSPNASVGHATHLQLQHNTPLSSSSEHLPPPPAFMLESMSSAPPVAMPSSALKVSETVRALAAMRHQPASPGTLRRIQQQQQQHQQQQQQQQQYQPPLQSVHNSPMNDDPSYEAYYDSYMDLQAYAHALANGQQQQPGQQMPPPLPPPNQQRFNHQQQQQQQQYHPQQCYPQQQQQQQHVAQKPPTPPVYHAPPAPPPTADATFRTSSPAAGGGGGGGIYAQPKLVNSMSSFRTSSPSPNGHGHGHAHPLPPTQPKANPNLIAQLNARLNSKQQQQQQHHQQQHASEGIYGNQQQPGGESIYTRSGLSMSQPQQQQHYDAAAPILSMRQAQQQQQQYQHLQQQHYTCPPPLEDPPPPPIYSAGASATMPKKMARPHAGQSAASQLSAYAAGSATATLPKNMMQQQQRLQQQLQQQQQQHQQYQQPAGMGNGNGHVNQRPQLPLPQQQMQQQQQQKLRAAQQQHLAEQQQQQQQQQRQPPIPSRHSSVQQKIFVSTNPFIQTTAVKFHSPSASPTCGSPVTGSGSVSSASIYATTARGNHHQQQIHHPQQQQHQQQQQQHYYREVAGGNSNGGAAYYNHNNAHGHGHANANAHANVHAHAHMSHAQAHHPNFVTSTNIEKTGSIRAKTKAEFLENLNAKLAKQGMSGRAFAVRNLINSKALMYQNPQNLSRPSAQYRRPPTYPNTTTTTSTTATTTTATGTGTGTGHCDEQC; from the exons ATGGATCTAAGTCTGGAACGCGATAGCTCTGCTCTGGGGAGTCTGTTCCAACAGATTATCAATGACATGAAG AACACCTCTCCACTGTGGGATGACTTCGTGGCAAAGGCCAGCAAATTGCACACATGCTTGAG GGCTGCCATACAGGCAATCGCCGCCTATTTGGATGCCTTCCAGAAGATAGCCGATGCGGCCACCAATTCCAGAG GCGCCTCCAAGGAAATTGGCACCGCCCTGACCCGGGTCTGCCTGCGCCACAAGGCAGTGGAGACCCGCTTGAAGACCTTCACCAGCGCCATTATGGACTGTCTGGTGCAGCCGCTGCAGGACAAGATCGAGGACTGGAAACGCACCGTGGCCACCATCGACAAGGACCATGCCAAAGAATACAAGCGCTGCCGGAGTGAGCTGAAGAAGCGCTCCAGCGACACGCTGCGGCTCCAGAAGAAGGCCCGCAAGGGCCAGACCGACGGCCTCCAGTCGCTGATGGACTCGCACATGCAGGACGTGACCCTGCGCCGGGCCGAGCTGGAGGAGGTGGAGAAGCGTTCGCTGCGAGCGGCCATGGTGGAGGAGCGGCTGCGCTACTGCAGCTTCGTCCACATGCTGCAGCCGGTGGTGCACGAGGAGTGCGAGGTGATGTCTGAGCTGGGACATCTGCAG GAGGCCATGCAGTCCATTGCTCTGGTCACCAAGGAGCCCAGTGTCCTGCCGCAGGCCTCCGAGGAGCTCATCCACGATGCCAAGGCCAGCATCAATCTCTATCCGGAGTCGCCGGGCGGCGGATCCGGCTCCCAGGGCGGCGGCTGCTCCAACTCTCTGGGATCCAGGAAGAGCTCTGTCTGCTCCATCAGCAGCATGAACAGCAGCGGCTCCAGCAACTCTCCGGGCCATCATCACTATCCGCGCTCCCTGTCGCAG TTTGTAACGCCCGCAATTCGCTTGAAACCTGGTGAATCCAGTGATAGTGGCTTTTGCTCATCGCCAGCTCTAACAACAcag GTCTCGAACGCAACGAACCAGACGGCAAATGTGTCGACATGGCCGCCACATTCCCAGGACGTGGTGGACACCCTCCCGCCCACGGCCGACCGACCGCACACCATTTCCACGGCATACGAGAAGGGTCACCAGCGCCCGCCACTGACTGTCTACACGTTCCAGAACCCAGAGACCATCCACGAGTCCGGGAGCGGCAACGGGATCAACAATGGATCGGTGGCCCCATCCAACGGACAGCCATCGTCGGGCCAGACCACACCGGCCACCCAGAAGTCTCCGGCCGCATCGCTCAGTCGTCCGCCTCTGCCAGTC CGCTGCTCGTCGCTGGAGCGTCCGCTGTCGGCGCAGAGCAACCACCGTCAGGGCAGTGGAAGCGGCGGCCTGCTGCAGCGTCAGTGCCCCTCACCGATACCGGCTCATATCACGAAAG gaggagcaggaggaggattAGGAGGAGCAGGTGGCTCAACGCGGATCGCACGTCGTTCGTCCATCAATCAGGCCAAGCCACCGCCGCCAGTGCGACGCAGCTCCTCGGTGACACCCAGTCCCAATGCTTCGGTGGGG CACGCGACGCATCTGCAGCTGCAACATAACACACCGCTAAGCAGCTCCAGCGAGCATCTACCACCGCCGCCAGCCTTTATGCTGGAGTCCATGTCCAGCGCTCCTCCAGTGGCCATGCCGAGCTCCGCTCTTAAGGTGTCGGAGACGGTGCGAGCCCTGGCAGCCATGCGGCATCAGCCGGCATCGCCTGGTACGCTAAGACgtatacagcagcagcagcagcaacaccagcaacaacaacaacagcaacaacaatatcAACCCCCACTGCAG TCAGTGCACAACTCCCCCATGAACGACGACCCGAGCTATGAGGCCTACTATGACTCCTATATGGATCTGCAGGCCTATGCTCATGCCTTGGCCAatggccaacagcagcagccgggccAGCAGATGCCACCACCCCTGCCACCGCCCAACCAGCAACGCTTTAATcatcaacagcaacagcaacagcagcaataTCATCCACAGCAATGCTatccacagcagcaacagcagcagcaacatgtGGCACAAAAGCCGCCAACGCCACCTGTCTACCACGCCCCACCAGCACCACCGCCTACAGCGGATGCC ACGTTCCGCACCTCGTCACCGGCCGCAGGCGGAGGAGGCGGTGGGGGCATCTATGCCCAACCCAAGCTGGTCAACAGCATGTCCAGCTTCCGCACCAGCAGCCCAAGTCCcaatgggcatgggcatgggcatgcgCACCCACTGCCACCGACACAGCCCAAGGCGAACCCGAATCTAATTGCACAGCTGAATGCACGACTCAacagcaagcagcagcagcagcagcagcaccatcaacagcagcatgCTTCCGAGGGCATCTACGGCAACCAGCAGCAACCTGGAGGCGAGTCGATCTACACGCGGAGCGGCCTGTCCATGTCCcagccgcaacagcagcaacactATGACG CAGCTGCCCCAATCCTGAGCATGCGACAggctcagcagcagcagcagcagtaccaacatctgcagcagcagcattacACGTGCCCGCCTCCACTGGAGGAtccgccaccgccacccaTTTACAGTGCCGGAGCATCGGCCACGATGCCCAAAAAGATGGCACGCCCCCATGCTGGCCAGAGTGCGGCCTCTCAGTTGAGTGCCTATGCAGCAGGTTCGGCCACGGCTACGCTCCCAAAAAACatgatgcagcagcagcaacgtttacagcagcagctacaacagcagcagcagcagcatcagcaatACCAACAGCCGGCAGGCAtgggcaatggcaatggccaTGTAAATCAGCGTCCACAGTTGCCTCTTCCCCAGCAGCagatgcagcaacagcagcagcagaaactgaGAGCAGCTCAACAGCAACATTTGGcggaacagcaacagcagcagcagcaacagcagcgccagcCACCCATACCGTCGCGGCACTCGAGTGTACAGCAAAAGATATTCGTGTCAACGAATCCATTCATACAAACTACGGCCGTCAAGTTCCATTCGCCCTCAGCCTCGCCCACTTGCGGCTCGCCCGTAACTGGATCTGGGTCTGTATCCTCGGCTAGTATTTATGCCACAACGGCGCGTGGCaatcaccaccagcagcaaATACATCatccacaacagcagcagcatcaacagcaacagcaacagcattaTTATCGCGAGGTTGCTGGGGGCAACAGCAATGGCGGCGCTGCTTACTACAACCACAATAATGCCCATGGCCATGGCCACGCGAATGCGAACGCCCATGCCAATGTCCATGCCCACGCCCACATGTCCCATGCCCAGGCACATCATCCAA ACTTCGTCACAAGCACAAATATCGAAAAGACTGGCAGCATTCGGGCCAAGACCAAGGCCGAGTTCCTCGAGAATCTCAACGCGAAACTGGCCAAGCAGGGCATGTCCGGCCGCGCATTTGCCGTGCGAAATCTCATCAATAGCAAGGCCCTG ATGTATCAGAATCCACAAAATCTATCGCGCCCCAGTGCTCAATATCGTAGACCTCCCACCTATCCCAACACCACTACCACGACCAGCACAACCGcaaccacaaccacagccactggcactggcactggcactggccacTGTGATGAGCAGTGCTAA